TGGTTTCGTAGATTGTTGTTGAGGTATATATGGGTGGTTTTGGGCGTTTTCCCTGTTCCCACTTGGGGCAACTGGGTGTTAAAGTTCGACTGATGACGGGGAAGAAAAAGTTTTAGTGTGGCTTCGTTTCTTTTTAGAGTTGAGAGATTGTTCTGGGTAGCGGTGGTATTTTGTCGGATAACGGTGAAATGATTGTTGTGACGGCGATTGGCAGGGATAGGCCGGGGTTGGTCGCCGAGCTCACCGGGGTAATAGCTGGGGTCAATGGCAACATAGTCGACATAGAAGAGGTTGTAGTAAGGGGACTCTTCGCCATGTTCATGATAGTCGACTTGAGCAAGGCTGCAGCGTCCTCGGGAGAGCTCAGGGAGGCGCTCCTAGCCAAGGGTAGGGAGCTGGGTTTACAGGTGAACGTTGAACCCTATGTCCCCGGGAGGAGGAAAGCGGACAAGAGGCTCGTATACATTAACGTCCTCGGCAAGGATAGGCCGGGCATAGTGGCCGCGATTTCCTCCCTCCTCAGGGACTACAACATAAACATTGAGCGCATACGCATGATAGCGAGGGGGGAAATGTTCGCGATGGAGATGATCGCGGACGTGAGTGACGCAAGCGGCGACCTCGAGGAGGTTAAGTCTAGGTTGAAGGCAAAATGCGAGGAGATGGAGCTGAGCGCAGTAATCCAGAGGGAGGATGTGGCCGGTGTGCCTAAAAGGCTGGTAGTGTTCGACATGGACTCCACGCTCGTGGAGCAAGAGATAATAGACGAGATAGCCAAGGTTGCAGGAGTCGGGGACGAGGTGCGCGAGATAACGAGGCTGGCCATGGAGGGGAAAATAGATTTCAGGGAGGCATTGAAGAGAAGGGTTAAGCTCCTGGCGGGGTTGAGAGTGGAGGAGCTCGAAAAAGTGGCGCAGAGTATACGCTTGACGGCTGGGGCGAGGGAGCTCATACAAGCGTTGAAGAGCATGGGTTGTAAGGTCGCCCTAATAAGTGGAGGTTTCACGTACTTCACGGACAGGCTTAAGGAGATGCTTGGGCTGGACTACGCGTTCGGGAACAAGCTCATAATAAAGGACGGAGTCGTGACAGGCGAGGTTGAGGAGCCGATAATAGACGCTGAGAGGAAGGCGGAGATAATAAACTGGATAGCTGAGAACGAGGGCATAAGCAAAGACGAGATAGTTGCGGTCGGAGACGGGGCCAACGATAGGTTCATGCTGAAGAACGTCGGGCTTGGAATAGCTTTCAACGCGAAGGAGATACTGAAGCAGGTGGCGGACGGAGTCATAAGCCAGAAAAACCTGCTGAGCGTATTGTACGCCTTCGGCATCCCCCAGTCTAGCATAGAGAAGTACGTGAACAAGGGTGGTGAGGTTAAAGAGAGCGGCTGACTGGCACCGAAACTTTTGCGAGAAAAATTTAAGAGAGAGTTTCTCAGTTTAATGTTTTTAACCAATTTCTGGGGGACAGGCTTTGCCAGAGGACTCGTTTGAAGAAGATGAGGAGTTAAGGAAGATTAAGGAGAAGAAGATTAAAGAGCTCGTGAAGAAAAGCCGGGAGGCAGAAGCTGGGGGCGTTAAGAACATAGTGATGCTCAACGAGGAAAGCTTCGACAGCTTCGTGTCGGGTTCCACGACTCCTGTGCTAATCGACTTCTTCGCCACTTGGTGCCCCCCGTGTAAGATGATGGAGCCGGTTATGGAGAAACTGGCGGAGGAGTTCGCCGGGAAAATAGCCTTCGGCAAGGTCGACGTAGACGAAAACATGAATCTCGTCAGCAGGTTCGACATAACAGCTGTTCCGACTTTCATACTGTTCAAGAAAGGCAAGGTGGTTGGAAGGGTAGTGGGAGCTAGGAACTACGAGACGTTCAAGAAGATGCTCGAAAAAGTTCTAGCCAGGTGAGGGAAGCCCCCTTGGAGGTGGCCGAGCTCATTCTCTCCAGGAGGGCTGTCGTCTTCGACTGCGACGGGACGCTCGTCAGCCAAGCAATAGACTACAAGGCAGTGAGAGAGACCGTAGCGGAGCTGCTGAAGAAACACGGCGTTCCAGGCGTGCTCATCTCACCAAGCGACGGAGTCATGATGATGCTCCGGAGGAGCGTGGAGTACTTATCGGCCAAAGGCGCACCCGTCGACCAAGTGGTCTCAGAGGTCGACAGGGTGGTCGAGGCGTTCGAGCTGAGGGCAGCCAGCAAGACCAACCCGATGCCCGGAGCCATAGAGTTGCTCGCCTTCCTGAAGGAGCGCGGGTTCAAGCTGGGGCTTTTCACACTGAACAAGAGGTCCGCCATGATGCTTGTCGCTAGGCGCTTCAACTTTGACAGGTTCATGGACGCCATGGTCTCAAGGGACGACACGCCAGCTCCGAAGCCGGACCCACGCCACTTAGTAGCAGTTCTCTCGAAGCTGTCGGTTGAAGCGCAGGAGGCCGTGGTTGTAGGGGACCACCCAGTGGACGTGGAGTGCGCCGTGAAGGTAGGCGCTGCGGCCATAGGGGTCCTCTCATCTGGGAGGAGCAGAAAGGAGCTCGAGGACGCTGGAGCCTGGGTTGTCGTGGACAGCGTGGCCTCCATACTTGAGGCCCTGATGGACGCTAGTGGCCCCTCACGGGCATAGAGCCTTTGTAGCGCCACTTTTTTGCCTCGAGCACCATCGCCAACACGTTCTCCACTCTGCACGCCTTGTGGAGGCTGTTGCTTGATGAGAGTATGTAACCGCCGTCCCTCCCCGC
The sequence above is a segment of the Candidatus Jordarchaeales archaeon genome. Coding sequences within it:
- the serB gene encoding phosphoserine phosphatase SerB, whose translation is MSDNGEMIVVTAIGRDRPGLVAELTGVIAGVNGNIVDIEEVVVRGLFAMFMIVDLSKAAASSGELREALLAKGRELGLQVNVEPYVPGRRKADKRLVYINVLGKDRPGIVAAISSLLRDYNINIERIRMIARGEMFAMEMIADVSDASGDLEEVKSRLKAKCEEMELSAVIQREDVAGVPKRLVVFDMDSTLVEQEIIDEIAKVAGVGDEVREITRLAMEGKIDFREALKRRVKLLAGLRVEELEKVAQSIRLTAGARELIQALKSMGCKVALISGGFTYFTDRLKEMLGLDYAFGNKLIIKDGVVTGEVEEPIIDAERKAEIINWIAENEGISKDEIVAVGDGANDRFMLKNVGLGIAFNAKEILKQVADGVISQKNLLSVLYAFGIPQSSIEKYVNKGGEVKESG
- the trxA gene encoding thioredoxin: MPEDSFEEDEELRKIKEKKIKELVKKSREAEAGGVKNIVMLNEESFDSFVSGSTTPVLIDFFATWCPPCKMMEPVMEKLAEEFAGKIAFGKVDVDENMNLVSRFDITAVPTFILFKKGKVVGRVVGARNYETFKKMLEKVLAR
- a CDS encoding HAD family hydrolase, with the translated sequence MAELILSRRAVVFDCDGTLVSQAIDYKAVRETVAELLKKHGVPGVLISPSDGVMMMLRRSVEYLSAKGAPVDQVVSEVDRVVEAFELRAASKTNPMPGAIELLAFLKERGFKLGLFTLNKRSAMMLVARRFNFDRFMDAMVSRDDTPAPKPDPRHLVAVLSKLSVEAQEAVVVGDHPVDVECAVKVGAAAIGVLSSGRSRKELEDAGAWVVVDSVASILEALMDASGPSRA